The following DNA comes from Desulfuribacillus stibiiarsenatis.
AACAACAGACTGTCAGATATTTCACATGCTGTACAACAATATGTTGAAAAATTCGGTTATTCCATAGTACGAGAATATGTCGGTCACGGTATAGGTCGTAATATGCATGAAGATCCGCAAATACCTAATTTTGGACCACCGTCCAGAGGGCCAGTGCTCAAAAAGGGTATGGTTCTAGCAATTGAGCCAATGGTCAATGTAGGAACACATCATGTGAAGACTCTACTCGATAATTGGACAGTTGTAACACAGGATGGGAAATTATGTGCACACTTTGAGCACACGGTAGCAATTACCGAAAACGGTCCAGAAATCTTAACAAAGTTATAGGTGATGATATGAAAGAAGAAGAGGGTACGATTCCCCAAATCGGTCATATTGTGAAGGTAACCCATGGGAGAGAAGCGGGAAAATGCGCGGTGGTCATTGACGTATCTGGCCATAACTTAGTAAAATTAGCTGATGGGGACAAACGAAAGTTTGACTGTCCTAAAACTAAGAATGTACGACATATAACGATTGTAGATGACCAAGTCTGTAAAGAGGTTGTTGAATCTCTCCAAGAGACAGGTCGTGTTAGTAATTCCAAGCTTCGGTTTGTTATAAACAGGTATATTGAAAGTACTGCAACCGAAAGTGATTCAGAAGCCCCAAAGAAGGGAGTGTGATGCTTGTGGCCAAAGAAGATGTGATTGAGGTAGAAGGAACGGTCATTGAACCACTGCCAAACGCCATGTTTCGAGTAGAACTTGAAAATGGTCATAAAGTATTAGCTCACGTGTCTGGTAAAATCCGCATGCACTTTATACGCATTTTGCCCGGAGATAAAGTGACAGTCGAGTTATCACCATATGACTTAACTCGTGGGCGAATTACGTACCGCTTTAAATAAAGGGTTTCACAAGAAGGAGGATAAGCACATGAAGGTGAGACCGTCTGTCAAGCCAATTTGTGAAAAATGCAAAATTATTCGCCGTAAAGGAACTGTTATGGTAATTTGCGAAAATCCAAAGCATAAACAAAAACAAGGTTAATAAATAGGAATTCCGATTGGAGGTGTCGAATCGAATGGCTCGTATTGCCGGTGTGGACTTACCACGTGATAAAAGAGTAGAAATCGCTTTAACATATATCTTTGGTATTGGTAAAGCAACTTCTAGCAAATTATTAGCAGGTGCAAACATTAACCCAGATACTCGTGTTCGTGATTTAACTGAGGATGAAGTAAACAGACTTCGTGAAGTAATCAATGCACTTAAGGTAGAAGGAGATCTTCGCAGTGAGATTTCTAGAAACATTAAGCGCCTAATGGAAATTGGTTGCTATCGTGGCCTTCGTCATCGTAGAGGATTACCAGTACGTGGACAACGTTCTAAGACGAACGCAAGAACACGTAAGGGACCTCGTAAGACAGTAGCAGGTAAGAAGAAATAATAAAGGAGGGAAAGCATAGATGGCGAAAGTAAAACGTAAGACGGTTCGTACGAAACGCCGTGACCGTAAGAATATTGAAAGTGGCCAAGCGCATATCCGCTCCACTTTTAACAACACAATCGTATCTATTACTGACACTCAAGGTAACGTTATTTCATGGGCAAGTGCAGGCGGACTTGGTTTTAAAGGGTCTCGTAAAAGCACACCATTTGCTGCTCAAATGGCTGCAGAAACAGCAGCTAAGGCATCAATGGAGCATGGAATGAAGCAAGTTGAAGTGTACGTAAAAGGTCCTGGCGCAGGTCGTGAGGCAGCAATCCGCTCCCTACAAGCAGCTGGATTGGACGTTAGCTTAATTAAAGACTCAACTCCAATTCCACATAACGGTTGCCGTCCACCAAAACGCCGTCGCGTATAATCTGCTAACTCATAGCAGAAAATAGTATGTAAAAGAAATTTGGCAATAAAGGTATAATTTTTTGGGAGGTGTCAATACTAGAATGGCAAAATATACAGGTCCATCATGCCGTCAATGCCGTCGTGAAGGCTTAAAATTATTCTTAAAAGGCGATCGTTGTTACACTGATAAGTGTGCAGTAGACCGTCGCACATATGCACCTGGTCAACACGGGCAAGCTCGTAAGAAAATTTCTGAGTATGGCCTACAGTTGAGAGAAAAGCAAAAAGCTCGTCGTGTGTATGGTATCTTAGAAGGGCAATTCCGTAAATACTACCAAGAGGCTACACGTCGTAAGGGAGTAACTGGTGAAATCCTATTACAACTTCTTGAGACACGTTTAGATAACGTAGTGTACCGCTTAGGATTTGCGGGTTCTCGCGTAGAAGCAAGACAACTTGTAAAGCACGGTCACTTTTTAGTGAATGGAAAGAAAGTTGATATTCCATCGTACCAAGTATCTGTGGGAACAGCAATCGAAGTAGCTGCTAAATCTAAAGGTTCTGAGAAGTTCAAAGAACTTAAAGAGTCAGCTGCAGGTCGTCCTACAAAAGACTGGTTAGAAGTGAATGTAGACAATCTTTCAGGTCGAGTTGTTCGTATTCCATCTCGTGATGAAATCGATATCCCAGTTCAAGAACAAATGATCGTAGAGTTGTATTCACGTTAATAACAGCCCTCGATTACGGGACGCCCGAGATTGTTAAAGTTGTAGGGAGGGTTTGAGTGAATGATAGAAATTGAAAAGCCAAAAATAGAAATAAAAGAGTATAATGATAATGGTACTTATGGTATGTTCGTGGTAGAGCCGTTAGAACGCGGTTATGGTACAACTTTGGGAAACTCATTGCGCAGAATTCTACTATCATCTTTACCGGGAGCAGCTGTAAATGCAATTAAAATCCAAAACGTGTTACATGAGTTTTCTACCATTCCAGGTGTTTTAGAAGATACCACTGAGATAATCCTTAATCTAAAGAAGCTCGCAATTAAAATTCACTCAGATGAAGAAAAAACTCTAGTAATAGATGTAACTGAAGGAAAAGAGATTAAAGCAAGTGACATCCGTGTCGATAGTGACGTAGAAATTCTTAACCCGGATTTGCACATCGCAACAGTAGCTGAGGGATTCCCTTTCTACATGGAGATCATGGCAAACCGCGGCAGAGGTTACGTTTCTGCTGAAATGAATAAAAAGGAAGATCACTCTATCGGTGTGATTCCTATTGACTCTTTGTATTCACCAATCACAAGAGTAAATTATTCAGTAGACAACACAAGAGTAGGTCAAGTGACGAACTATGACAAACTAACTCTTGAGGTATGGACAGATGGTAGCTTGCGTCCAGAAGAAGCAGTAAGCCTAGGCGCTAAAATTCTAAACGAACACGTCTCCTTATTTGTTGGACTAACAGATGAAGCAAAAGACACAGAAATTATGGTCGAAAAAGAAGAAGACAAGAAAGAAAAAGTTCTAGAAATGACAATTGAAGAACTTGATCTATCCGTTCGCTCTTATAATTGCTTAAAGCGTGCAGGTATTAATTCTGTTCAAGAGCTGATTAACAAGTCAGAAGAGGACATGATGAAAGTGCGCAACTTAGGACGTAAATCTTTAGAAGAAGTACAAGAGAAATTAGAAGAACTAGGATTTGGCTTACGTAAAGAAGACTAATCCAGTGATATAAGGAACCCATTTTGCGTACAAAAGGAGGGGAAAGTAGTGGCTTATGCTAAATTAGGCAGAACAAGCTCCCAACGCAAAGCGTTATTCAGAGATCTTGTTACAAACTTAATTATACATGAACGTATAGAGACAACGGAAGCTAAGGCAAAGGAAGTCCGCTCAATCGCTGAGAAGATGATTACTTTAGCAAAACGTGGAGATCTACATGCTCGACGCCAAGTAGCTTCATTTGTGCGTGCTAGAGAAGCTGGTGGAGAGACTAGTCAAGATGCAATCCAAAAGCTATTCTCAGACATCGCATCTCGCTACGAAAACAGACAAGGTGGTTACACTCGTATTCTAAAGATTGGACCACGTCGCGGCGATGCTGCACCAATGGTATATTTAGAATTAGTTGAGTAATAACGAAAGGCACTTGGAATCCAAGATTCTAAATGCCTTTTTTTGTACTATCAAAAGTATATTTATTTAAATGTAGATAGTATAAGTGCAACTAAGGCATTCTCTTCGCTAAAGCTTGGCGAATGCCAAGTTTTCTTTATCTTCATCTTTATCTTTCTGTAGTGGGGGAGGGGAACCTCAAAGATGTTAAAGACTGCGTATATCCAAGCGCACCAGGTAGTGTTTTACTATGGAGAAGGTGTAACTTCAGCTATCGAGGATGTTTCATTGTCTATTGAAAAAGGAACCCATATCGTAATATTAGGTGCGAATGGCTCTGGCAAATCAACACTAGCAAGGCATTTCAATGCACTTCTAGCACCCAAATCTGGTAACATACAAGTTGGTGCATATGATACTAGTGTTCCAGAGCATATATGGTCGATTCGAAAAGCCGTAGGTATGGTATTTCAAAATCCAGAA
Coding sequences within:
- a CDS encoding KOW domain-containing RNA-binding protein; this encodes MKEEEGTIPQIGHIVKVTHGREAGKCAVVIDVSGHNLVKLADGDKRKFDCPKTKNVRHITIVDDQVCKEVVESLQETGRVSNSKLRFVINRYIESTATESDSEAPKKGV
- the infA gene encoding translation initiation factor IF-1, with amino-acid sequence MAKEDVIEVEGTVIEPLPNAMFRVELENGHKVLAHVSGKIRMHFIRILPGDKVTVELSPYDLTRGRITYRFK
- the rpmJ gene encoding 50S ribosomal protein L36; the protein is MKVRPSVKPICEKCKIIRRKGTVMVICENPKHKQKQG
- the rpsM gene encoding 30S ribosomal protein S13, whose protein sequence is MARIAGVDLPRDKRVEIALTYIFGIGKATSSKLLAGANINPDTRVRDLTEDEVNRLREVINALKVEGDLRSEISRNIKRLMEIGCYRGLRHRRGLPVRGQRSKTNARTRKGPRKTVAGKKK
- the rpsK gene encoding 30S ribosomal protein S11 → MAKVKRKTVRTKRRDRKNIESGQAHIRSTFNNTIVSITDTQGNVISWASAGGLGFKGSRKSTPFAAQMAAETAAKASMEHGMKQVEVYVKGPGAGREAAIRSLQAAGLDVSLIKDSTPIPHNGCRPPKRRRV
- the rpsD gene encoding 30S ribosomal protein S4, with the protein product MAKYTGPSCRQCRREGLKLFLKGDRCYTDKCAVDRRTYAPGQHGQARKKISEYGLQLREKQKARRVYGILEGQFRKYYQEATRRKGVTGEILLQLLETRLDNVVYRLGFAGSRVEARQLVKHGHFLVNGKKVDIPSYQVSVGTAIEVAAKSKGSEKFKELKESAAGRPTKDWLEVNVDNLSGRVVRIPSRDEIDIPVQEQMIVELYSR
- a CDS encoding DNA-directed RNA polymerase subunit alpha encodes the protein MIEIEKPKIEIKEYNDNGTYGMFVVEPLERGYGTTLGNSLRRILLSSLPGAAVNAIKIQNVLHEFSTIPGVLEDTTEIILNLKKLAIKIHSDEEKTLVIDVTEGKEIKASDIRVDSDVEILNPDLHIATVAEGFPFYMEIMANRGRGYVSAEMNKKEDHSIGVIPIDSLYSPITRVNYSVDNTRVGQVTNYDKLTLEVWTDGSLRPEEAVSLGAKILNEHVSLFVGLTDEAKDTEIMVEKEEDKKEKVLEMTIEELDLSVRSYNCLKRAGINSVQELINKSEEDMMKVRNLGRKSLEEVQEKLEELGFGLRKED
- the rplQ gene encoding 50S ribosomal protein L17, giving the protein MAYAKLGRTSSQRKALFRDLVTNLIIHERIETTEAKAKEVRSIAEKMITLAKRGDLHARRQVASFVRAREAGGETSQDAIQKLFSDIASRYENRQGGYTRILKIGPRRGDAAPMVYLELVE